Proteins from one Setaria italica strain Yugu1 chromosome V, Setaria_italica_v2.0, whole genome shotgun sequence genomic window:
- the LOC101763821 gene encoding uncharacterized protein LOC101763821 isoform X2: MKEGGMSPASTTGRILTFIATLAESSLFQSVSFTGVSGFLLAALWFIFFGMAAVGRCYFRSRMAKEKVSHADVVRPVLLVVFALTLIAGCIVLLYGQSKFHEETTRTVDFVVNQSDFTIQSLRNVTEYLSFAKTITVAALYLPPDVQGQIDNLKGDLNKAADTISQKTAENYIRIRKVLHIMSVILICIAVLLPVLAFLGYVLELYGPRYTVYIFVTFCCIMVAALFILLGIFLILNSAAKDTCEAMDQWAQHPQAETALSNILPCVDESTTNRTLYQSKEVVVMLVRIVNRAISALSNRRPHHKHPGQLMPYLCSPYDSNFNDRKCKPREVTFENATTAWQNYTCLTQDTDLCSGNKTLTPEIYGQLVLAANVSYALYHYAPVLLNFQDCKFVRATFSTIASQYCPPVERDLGLVSTGLALIASGLVLHLVWMLFADRPQREEVSDLASGSRITPVDSSPLQ; this comes from the exons ATGAAGGAGGGTGGAATGTCACCAGCAAGCACTACTGGGCG AATACTCACATTCATTGCCACATTAGCTGAATCAAGTCTCTTTCAGTCTGTTTCATTCACAGGAGTTTCTGGATTTCTTCTTGCTGCCTTGTGGTTCATCTTTTTTGGGATGGCCGCAGTTGGACGATGCTATTTTCGATCAAGAATGGCCAAAGAAAAGGTTTCTCATGCAGATGTAGTACGCCCTGTGTTGCTCGTGGTCTTTGCGCTTACTTTAAT AGCTGGGTGCATTGTCCTTCTGTATGGACAGAGTAAATTCCATGAAGAAACTACACGGACCGTGGATTTTGTTGTAAACCAATCTGATTTCACCATTCAGTCGCTACGGAATGTTACAGAATACTTGTCATTTGCAAAGACAATCACAGTTGCAGCACTGTATCTTCCACCAGATGTTCAAGGTCAAATTGACAATTTAAAGGGGGACTTAAATAAAGCAGCTGATACGATATCTCAGAAGACAGCAGAAAACTACATAAGGATAAGAAAAGTTCTCCATATCAT GTCTGTTATATTGATTTGCATAGCTGTGCTGTTACCAGTTCTTGCATTCCTTGGATACG TGCTAGAGCTATATGGACCAAGATATACAGTTTACAT ATTTGTTACCTTTTGCTGTATAATGGTGGCGGCTCTGTTTATTCTTCTAGGAATTTTCCTGATACTAAACAG TGCTGCAAAGGATACCTGCGAAGCAATGGACCAATGGGCACAGCACCCTCAAGCAGAGACAGCTCTCAGCAACATCCTTCCATGTGTGGATGAAAGTACAACAAACCGTACCTTGTACCAGAGCAAAGAAGTCGTGGTGATGCTTGTGAGGATAGTTAATAGGGCTATATCTGCTCTTTCAAACCGAAGACCACATCATAAGCATCCTGGGCAATTGATGCCTTACTTGTGTTCTCCATATGATTCAAACTTCAATGATCGTAAGTGCAAGCCCAGGGAGGTCACGTTCGAAAATGCAACAACA GCATGGCAGAATTACACGTGCTTGACCCAAGACACCGACTTGTGCTCAGGCAACAAAACCCTGACTCCCGAAATCTACGGGCAACTTGTCCTGGCTGCAAATGTAAGCTACGCACTGTACCACTATGCTCCTGTCCTGCTCAACTTCCAGGACTGCAAGTTTGTGCGCGCCACCTTCAGCACCATCGCCTCGCAGTACTGCCCTCCTGTGGAGCGCGACCTCGGGTTAGTCTCCACGGGCCTGGCGCTCATCGCCTCAGGCCTTGTTCTCCACCTCGTCTGGATGCTCTTTGCGGACCGCCCCCAAAGGGAGGAGGTGTCCGACCTGGCGTCAGGGTCGAGGATCACACCAGTAGACAGCTCTCCTCTACAGTAA
- the LOC101763821 gene encoding uncharacterized protein LOC101763821 isoform X1 → MAGARRAAAAAVAVLAAAAVLVPAVGADGSGDSLADLGGAAREIESAPEVKNLGPWAKGLLRGMPAAAAGPAAMAPLAKYPLVLAEDRTRRPDVLRHLRMYEGGWNVTSKHYWASVSFTGVSGFLLAALWFIFFGMAAVGRCYFRSRMAKEKVSHADVVRPVLLVVFALTLIAGCIVLLYGQSKFHEETTRTVDFVVNQSDFTIQSLRNVTEYLSFAKTITVAALYLPPDVQGQIDNLKGDLNKAADTISQKTAENYIRIRKVLHIMSVILICIAVLLPVLAFLGYVLELYGPRYTVYIFVTFCCIMVAALFILLGIFLILNSAAKDTCEAMDQWAQHPQAETALSNILPCVDESTTNRTLYQSKEVVVMLVRIVNRAISALSNRRPHHKHPGQLMPYLCSPYDSNFNDRKCKPREVTFENATTAWQNYTCLTQDTDLCSGNKTLTPEIYGQLVLAANVSYALYHYAPVLLNFQDCKFVRATFSTIASQYCPPVERDLGLVSTGLALIASGLVLHLVWMLFADRPQREEVSDLASGSRITPVDSSPLQ, encoded by the exons ATGGCGggagcccgccgcgccgccgctgcggcggtggccgtgcttgcggcggcggcggtgctggtgcCGGCGGTCGGCGCCGACGGGTCGGGGGACTCGCTCGCcgacctcggcggcgcggcgagggagaTCGAGAGCGCACCAG AGGTGAAAAACTTGGGGCCATGGGCAAAGGGGCTGCTGAGAGGGATGCCAGCCGCAGCGGCGGGACCGGCAGCTATGGCCCCTCTCGCGAAGTATCCGCTGGTTCTGGCAGAGGACCGGACGCGGCGGCCTGATGTTCTCCGCCATCTGAGAATGTATGAAGGAGGGTGGAATGTCACCAGCAAGCACTACTGGGCG TCTGTTTCATTCACAGGAGTTTCTGGATTTCTTCTTGCTGCCTTGTGGTTCATCTTTTTTGGGATGGCCGCAGTTGGACGATGCTATTTTCGATCAAGAATGGCCAAAGAAAAGGTTTCTCATGCAGATGTAGTACGCCCTGTGTTGCTCGTGGTCTTTGCGCTTACTTTAAT AGCTGGGTGCATTGTCCTTCTGTATGGACAGAGTAAATTCCATGAAGAAACTACACGGACCGTGGATTTTGTTGTAAACCAATCTGATTTCACCATTCAGTCGCTACGGAATGTTACAGAATACTTGTCATTTGCAAAGACAATCACAGTTGCAGCACTGTATCTTCCACCAGATGTTCAAGGTCAAATTGACAATTTAAAGGGGGACTTAAATAAAGCAGCTGATACGATATCTCAGAAGACAGCAGAAAACTACATAAGGATAAGAAAAGTTCTCCATATCAT GTCTGTTATATTGATTTGCATAGCTGTGCTGTTACCAGTTCTTGCATTCCTTGGATACG TGCTAGAGCTATATGGACCAAGATATACAGTTTACAT ATTTGTTACCTTTTGCTGTATAATGGTGGCGGCTCTGTTTATTCTTCTAGGAATTTTCCTGATACTAAACAG TGCTGCAAAGGATACCTGCGAAGCAATGGACCAATGGGCACAGCACCCTCAAGCAGAGACAGCTCTCAGCAACATCCTTCCATGTGTGGATGAAAGTACAACAAACCGTACCTTGTACCAGAGCAAAGAAGTCGTGGTGATGCTTGTGAGGATAGTTAATAGGGCTATATCTGCTCTTTCAAACCGAAGACCACATCATAAGCATCCTGGGCAATTGATGCCTTACTTGTGTTCTCCATATGATTCAAACTTCAATGATCGTAAGTGCAAGCCCAGGGAGGTCACGTTCGAAAATGCAACAACA GCATGGCAGAATTACACGTGCTTGACCCAAGACACCGACTTGTGCTCAGGCAACAAAACCCTGACTCCCGAAATCTACGGGCAACTTGTCCTGGCTGCAAATGTAAGCTACGCACTGTACCACTATGCTCCTGTCCTGCTCAACTTCCAGGACTGCAAGTTTGTGCGCGCCACCTTCAGCACCATCGCCTCGCAGTACTGCCCTCCTGTGGAGCGCGACCTCGGGTTAGTCTCCACGGGCCTGGCGCTCATCGCCTCAGGCCTTGTTCTCCACCTCGTCTGGATGCTCTTTGCGGACCGCCCCCAAAGGGAGGAGGTGTCCGACCTGGCGTCAGGGTCGAGGATCACACCAGTAGACAGCTCTCCTCTACAGTAA